The stretch of DNA GATGGCGCGCCAAAGAGAGACGGCGGTGGCGTTGCGCGGCTCCATGATCGCCAGAGTGGAGGTCGTGACCGTGGCGTCATACCACGAGACGATGGCGAAGTCGTTGAGCACCCAGTCGGAGGTGCCCTGGGCGGGGGAGCCGTCGATGTGATCCCGAAGACCGAACTTGGAGAGAGCGGTGAGGAATTGGCGGCTCCAGATGCCGTAGTTCTCCTTCTCGTAATCCAACGTGACGAGGACGTGATCACGGATGCGGAGAGCCTGCAGCTGCGGGGTGGGAAGGGTTTGAGTTGCGACGGGGATGCCGAACTGTTCGAAGACATCGTCGTTGGAGTCCGAGGAGGCGGAGGTGTAGCCGATCGAGCTCATGGCGGAGGGAGGGAAGGTGGCGGCGGAAGCTGGAGAGGATGCGATGCGATCTAGGTATCTGATACCATGAAGGAGCCTAAACTACGAACGGCAAGAGTAATCTCGGTTTGGGGCAACTGATTTCATTGATTGGAATAGTTGCTATAAATAGCCTTACAAACAGCTCATGTCTTGCACAAGAAGAATAGCAAGATCAGGCCGAGATCTGTTTGAGATATCAACAATATCTAAACAATAATTAGGCTATCTGTTAACAACACCAACAGGCAACACATCCAAAAACTCACCTAGCCCGAACTCTTTCCAAAGACAACGAAGAGAAGGGACACAGGGCACGCAGACCAACGCACTAAACCTCCGTCTCGCCGCCACCACTCCATCACAGACCGAATCAACGTACCCCAACCTTATGCACCTAGGAGATGGCAAGCGGGATGCAGGACGTCCGTGCCGGAGGAGGAAAGCCTATAGAAGGCACAATTTTGATTTTATCGGTTTCAATGTTCTCAAATAACTACACCTTGCTAAAAAAACTGCTCCCGGTATTATATTGGCTTTTTTGCGAGGGTGATATTATATTGTTGACTGTTAATGGAAGTTTGACTTAAACGTGTTCTGGTCTATCTAGGATTAGAGGTGAGGATGGTGATGTGTCATGCACTCGGATCAGCATCCTTCATCAATAACTGTCTAGCTGCTTctgcttgtcttccttgcatcttggTATGGGCGATCCAAATACTGTCAACTCTGACCATTCGACAGACGCCACTCTGAAAAACAATTTATGGCAAAATTACGCTGTAAATAATTGTTAATTCAATATACAGGCCACGGCAGAAATGGCATCTATTGAAATATTCCAATGTTGGCAAGGCAATGGTTAAAAGTTTCTTTCTAAGCGATTTTCTTTAATATGTGGcctctatttttttcttttgtttctcccTCTCATCAGTCATCACTCTGATGAACAAGGTATGCATCATGAGAACTTCAATCAATGGTTAAGTTTCCAGAGGAATTTTTCAAGCAATGATTTGATCTTGTGGTATTTTGTGTCATAGGATCAATATTCTAAAGGAAAATGGGTAGGGTTAACCGAGACAAATCCTCGGTTGTCACCCCGCAATAATTTGGCCGATCAAATAATGGGCACCATCATTAGTTGCAAGAAAAATTGATGCAAAATCGGAAATGCACATTCTTGTCGCTGACAAGGAGGAGCTAAATCAAGCATGCACGTAAAGCGGCAGAATTCAGATGCAAGTGTTGAGCGATGGTTTAACTGAATTAGGATGTACTGAACTACTTATGCTGCAACCAGTAGCACTAGTCTGTAGCAGAGTGGAGACTAAGCAGGTGCAGCTCACTCAGTACTGCTCATCCTTGATAGCACCAGAGTCTACCACTGGCATACATAAATACCATCCAACAACTCCCTCGTACATATATGCTTGTCTTCAGATGGCATTTCTGTTCAAAGTAAAAAAGGGAGGAGAAAATAACAGATTAAATATCAGCCAGGAACTCAAGATGGATGTAATTAGTTACAAATAAATTGATAGAGAATTCGACAAGACAAGTAGTTGTATAACCACAATCCAATGTTACGAGGcactgaagaagaaaaataaaaactacAATTTTTCTATCATCAATAGACTAAATTATCAGATACCCCGAAAGTATAAAAAAAAATCGTGTACCTCCTTAGATTGGATTGTACATACACAGATACACTTGAATTTTTAGTGGACAACTAATCTTCATTGTGCTACATCTGAACTGGGAAACATGCACCAACCCAAAGTGTTAATACTACAAGCCCACAACATATGACTACACAATCCAAAAGCTGAATTCTGTGCGTGCAATAGCATGATGCTTTAGTATACTGAGATGAAAAATAGACTACATACTACAACAACTTTCTAAAAAGGAGTATTGACGATTTTATAAAGTGTAGCTTGAGTCGAGGTTCACAGTTCTAAGGTAGCTTACTCGTAATGAAGGTTTTCTTTTTGAGGAATGAGAGTTCAATAATAAAATATGGCTACTGAAGAAATGGAGGTGGAGGACATAAAAATTCCATTCTTCCAAGTCCTGAGTCCTAACCCCTGCATCTTTAATCTTTCACATACATAAAACCAAATTGTAGCGCTTACAAATCATGTTACAGGTACCAAAAACATCTCAAATGCCGCATAACAAGTATTCCTATTTCCTACAAATGGCCTTAACAAAATCAATCATGTACCTACCACCATTCAGTAGCTACACTAAACAGTGTGGTGGGTTAATGAACTATTAACAAAAAAATGGACTGCATGAGTTGCAACGCAGATTGTTTCCACAACTAACTTATTGTGATGATGTATTGATCCAAGCTACATATTTGATATTCTCAGTTTTGAAACATATGTCCTCGCAACAAAAAAGTTGAAAGCACGTTgtaaaagaagaaacaaaaaataGAGTGTGATTAACACGATGCACATTCCAAGTCTTTGTGAATTCAACCAAGGTGTAGGGGGCAAACCTTGCAGAGCCGTTCTTTAGCGCAGGGAATACGGGTGGCCAGGGCATCATAAAAGGATGGATATAGCCCAAACTACTTCGATCCTCATCTGCCAACTCATACACTCTACGTAGTGTCCTGCACTTGACATCCAAGTATAGTATGGACCGACCCATCTCCAATAACACAAATTCCACATTGTCCCCCACCATGCTTATTTGTGGAAGATAATTGCAGTCTGACATACCCAAACTAGCACACATGTCATGCAAACATATGTTGTTCAAAGGCGACCAGGTGCCCCCCTTGTGGAACCAGATGCGAAGTTGAAGCCCCTTGAGATGGAGGAGGTACACACTGGTGGCATCGTTGGCCCTTGACAACATGGTGCTTCCCTCGCAAAGCTCCACCCCTTTGGGCAGCCGAATTGTGGAGAAACTGGAGGCTGTCAAATCCAACACAGTAATATCGGTCTGACCAGCTGCCATATAGATTTTATCTTCGACAAGCACAACTTGTTGTGATGGTGGGCGAGGGATCTGGTCTATGGCCAAATTATGTATCAACCAGGCATCGTCTTGCAACATATACGGAACATGCATAGTATACTTTCCATCCATGGTAGAATGCATCATCAAATACCAGTAAGACAACAAgagaccttcttcttcttcttcttctttggagaGGATTGCCGAGTAAGTATAGGAACAGCCATCCGGCAGTATGGGGAGTGGGCGCGGTGGGAACATGGTCATGCACATCGTCTCAGGAGGACACAGCATGTTGTACACTCCCAATCTATCATGTTCGCTGAGAACGATCCGGCCGTTCCGGCAGCCAAAGATATAGTTCGGCACCCATAGTGCCCTCTGGTAGGCGTCGAAGTTGGAGCTTATTCGGCgtacgacggcggcgagctcttgaGGCTGAGGCAGCATCGGCACGAAGTGTGTGGTCTGCACTGAACAGTCGTCGCCCAAGAAGTAGAATCCGAGGAGGCGGGATGGGTGGCGGTCGCGGAAACGGCGGAGGAACCTGCGATCGGATGCGTGGAGGTACCAGCTCCTGCAGACGGCCGCAGCGCGAACGAGGGTGGTAGGGAAGCCAACGCGGACGAGGATCTCGATGAGGAGGTCGTCGTCGCCGAGCACCCTCGATGCGGCGTcctccatggccgccgccggcGGCCGCGACTCGCCGTCCATTGTGGAGCTAGTTGGGGTTTCCGTGCGTCTGAGACTTGGGCGCTGGGGGCACGAAAAGAAAATAAGGCCGAGCTAATAAGAAGGGCCCAGTACGTCTCTGTTCATAAACATATACAGTATGAGGGTtgtccaaaaataataataatacagtATTAGGTTGCCTAAAAAAATACGGTATTAGGTATATGTATTAGGTTTCACTGAAAAAAGGTATATGTATTAGGTGCCTAAGAAACagtattaggaagataattaagtcTGACTACTTGGGTTaatgaaaaaaaatatgaaatttcacACGAATATAGTGACATGGATGTTCCATGTTTAAAAACCACATTTCATATTGTATCGCACAACCATAATCTGATGATTTAAGTACCAACCTATTCTGGTTTACAGATACATGTTCAACTATGATCAAACATAAGGACAATCGTAGCTGTCCTCTAAATTTCACCAAAACTATGGATACCATCTGTGTCAAAACAAATTAAGTACTAACTAAAAAAATCATTTAAGTACCAAATTATTTTAGTTTAAAATACAACTCAAAGACCACGTCAAGCTATGGCGCGATTTTCTTTCCTCGCGATAGCACAATGTTGAAGTGAAATTCATGTGGGGATTCTCTTCCCCTGATGAAAATTTCAAATAAAATGGGAGAACCGTAGCTATCATCTCAGTTTCATTAAAACTATGAATATCATCCCTGTCAAAACATTAAGTATCAACTTATCCCGATGGTGTTCTAGGATTAGTTTTTTATGAGGAGAAGGGGTAGGATTATTTTCCCATTAATAATAGTTTGAGTGCTCATGAATATTCAATTCTGCATCCGAGCTCATCTGATCTCGGTGAATAGTAAAAATATAATAAAATTAGTAGAAAAATTCAAAATAATCTGATTTTTTTTGGCATGGAAGATGTTCGAATGCGTGATGTCTAGGCAAAATTTAATCGTGTTTGAAAATGTTCTAGTATTTTTTTACTGTTCACACAAGGGAGCAGATGAGCTTAGGAGCCATTTCGCCCCGGCCAACTGATAAGACCTTTAGTGCCATAATAAAAATTAATGTGGAATCAAAATGCATGTTCAGAGATGGGCGTCTTAACTGAAACTGGCTCTATTAGGTGTCTTAACCAATCGTCCAAATCAAGCAAGGGGAAGAAAATATGACTCAGCATGGTGCTCAAATAAACTTTGCAACATGACAATAAAAGAAAAATATGGGAAATAGTCTCACTAGCCCCACCAACAACACATTCCTTGGTACCAACTCATCTTCTATGCAAAAGATTTAGGACACTACTTTTAACCACTAACCACATTAAAAAACTTTCATGTTTCGATGCATTCACTGTTATCTAGTAACTAGTTGCATTTATCGGGATTATCAGACAAAATCACATTACAACAGACTAACAGATCCGTTAAAGTTCTCTGCATTGAAGAAACTGTTTGTGCAAATTTCCATTCAGATTCAGACTCCGGTAACCTTTAGTAAGAAGTTCATTTACAGTGATGTCTTGACCAAGAGCAATACAGTACAACTTAGCAAGTACTGCTTccctcccaaaataagtgtctcaaccttagtacaactttgtactagagttagtacaaagttgagacacttattttgaacggagggagtataatactaAAAGCTACATCCCCACCAAGGTTCTTTCCGCAAACCTAGTCCTTTTATCACCATCTGCAATTCTAGTACAGAATTTTGCAAGCAAAATTTAAACCTGAAATGTCCATTGCAGAAATGTGGCTGGCCCTGTTTGTCACAACATTGCCCTGTTCATCCCTCCCTACCTTATACAAGTAAATACCTGAGCAAACTCATCATGTTTCACGACTGTGCCTCCCAAAACAGTTTTCGCACACTTTTATGAAAATTTATATTCAAAGTATTCATATGCTAACACAGATACAATGAAAACTCTCTCACTCCCTCTAGATCTTCTTCACACAAGAAAATCATATCATTGGCATACTTTAACATAATTAGTGCCCCATCAACTACTCCGTTAATAGGTCCTCATGCCTGAGCTTTTCCCACTACAACAATAAAGCCCTGTTCGGATCCACTCCACTCCACGGCTACAACTCTCGGAGTGGAGGGAGCGGCAGCGCAATCGCACAGAGCGGCTCAGACCCAGCTCCTCGCACGGAGTGGAGTTTTGAAACCGGAGAGGTACCGAACAGGCACTAAGTATCGATTTCTCACCATATTGATTTGGTAAACTAAAGGTGTACGCTGGGACCTACTGTCTTTTTTCCAGCCCATCATCACACTCTCGATGGAGAAGATGATCTTCTATGTATGTATGGTGCTGCTGTGGTATAATTATTCTTCTATGAGGAAATGAATATGTTCATTCATCAGCAGAGAAAAGTATCGACCAAATCAGGAGTGTGTGTTCTGCTCCGTGACAACAAGCAACTAATAAGCAAGCGTGCAATGCAGCAAAGTTCAGATATAATGTTGCGCGAGTGTTTAACTGAATCCCGGCGCGATGGCCTACTGATGCTGCGGCCAGGAGCAGAGCAGAGTGGAGTGGAGTCTGACATGCATGGCCAAGAGTCCAGGCAGCAGTCCCTGCCTGGGACTCCACCGCACAGCCAGGACGGCGCAGATCCGCCGCCCGAGCCTCACGAGCCCACGGCAGGCCCGGGTGAGACCAGATCGAGTCTTTTCTCCCCCGAATCGACAACGCGGGGGTGGGTTCGTCTCTCCTTTCTAACATCTTCGGACTTAATTGTATGGAACGCCATGTTTCATGGAAGAAGCaggcattgagaaatttgcatgtGCTTGACAATGTATAGAGCCAGAAGAAGGCCATGAGCTTCAGATTAGCCACCGAGAGTATATAGCAGTTGCGGCTTGGATGCTGAGTAGCCCCGTGAAGGATAGGGAGCAGGTTCCGATAGAGGTTAAGGGCCTGTTCGGAGCCCCTCTGCTCCGCGAGGCCGCTGACCGAGTTTTAGTTCAAAAGTGCAGAGCCAGCAAAACGGTACTCCCGAGATTCTCAATCTCCGCAGAGCGGGCGGACTGCCGAACAGCGCCTAAGAGTGATGTACAACAGATTGCAGTAGATTGGTGGGCTCCATTGTTGAGCAGGTTTACTCAATCAGGTTTGCAGCCATCTATACAACACCTACCTAAAGTGGCAGCATGCAGAGTTGATGTTGTCATCTTTTCTCTCCCTCTCCAGTCTTCCCCCATTTCTTCCTTTCCAAATACAACAGAGTGGATAGCAAGCATAAATCACGGTACAAGACTAGGGCTATCAGAGGTAATAACAAGGTGAAGAAAATCATGCAAAAGATATATCATGATAATCAAGCATAATAATAATAGGTCTTAAACTCCCGAAAGGATCGAAACCAGGTAGGTAGCTCTAGATATTAAAAACAGGTGCTCATGACTTTCCAGGTTGTCACATGTCATCCATCAGAACTAAGAAGAAACTTTGGTTTGCATTTATTCTCAACTCATCTACGATGGAGCTCCACTTTATTGGTAGTGGAGATAGCTAGTGTCCATCCATATCCTTGATCTTCAGCATGAGCATGGCATTTCTGTTCCAAACAAAATAGGAAAACACAAAGGATCAGGGATGAAGATGATTAAGCAGAAGTGGAACCAGAAAAATTTACAAGGCAAGTAATTGTGCAACAGCATTCAAGTGTTATGTGTCATTCAAAATGCAGAATGATATAATTGACCAAGCAATGATGACTAGATGCTTCCATACCCCAAACATGTTGTATTTTTCCTTCTACATCGTGAAAAGTAAAGAAAACAATAGTCAATGAGGGTATAAGTCACCAAGGGGGAGTTTTTAGACTGGATTATACACTTGACATGTAGGGCAAAAATATCATGGTGGTATATCTAAATTGAAAAACAACACAAGTGTGCCGGTGTAAACTATGCTATCCAGAACTGATAGGTGTGTGAATAATGGCATGCTTAAATAGACATACATGGAAATTTTATTCCATTACACTATTGTATCCTTTCTCGCAAAAAGAAAAACTACAGTATTCTAAAAAACTGCAAGTATCTACATCCAGAGTAACATGGCCGAGGTTCACCGTTCAAGGTCAGCTTGCTGGTGATAAGAATTCATATAATGTGATATCAATATATGAGAAATGAAGAAGATGCACTACATGAACTTCCATTCTTCAACTGCTAATCCCTCCCTCTAATTTCCCGGATAAATAACCCAAGACAACAACAACAGTCATGATCACATAGACAGAAAACCAACTGTAGCGTTTATAAATCATGCTACTGGTACAGAAAACATCTCAATTGTTGCTTACTAGTCTTCCTAAAATGGCCTGAGGAATAATTATGTACCTACCACCATTCCATGAATGTACTGCACCACGACTGTTGATGAGCCATTAACTGAAATAATAGAGGACTAATTGTTTGGCAATGCCATTCATTCCGCAACTACACCGGATATGTTGGTGTATGGATCTAAGCTAAAGATTTTAGCTTTAAAGCACACAACAAGATAAAGAAACAGAATAGAAAATAGATTGATAAAGTGTACAATTAAAAACATTATAACCTCAACAAGACAATAGATTATATGAAGGCCAAAAAACAAACCTTGTAGGATCACCCTTGCGTGCAGGAAATACAGGAGGCCAGATCATCATAAGAGGATGGATTTCACAGAAAAATTTATCACTGTCTTCCTTCTCATACACCTTATGCATTGTTCTACGCTTGATGTCCAAGAGGAATGTGCATCGACCCATGTCCAAGAACACAAACTCAGCATTGTCTCCTGCCTGGTTTATCAGGAGAGAAGCATTGCCATCTGGCACACTAAAATCAGCAAACATCTCACGCAAATAAATGGAGTCCATCAGCAACCATGTGTACCCATTGTGGAGCCAGATGCGAAGTTGAAACTTCTTGACATGGATAAGATATACACCAGCAACATCATCGGCCTGTGACAATATGGTGTTTCTCTCACCATACTCCATCCCTTCTGGGAGCTCAATTATGGAGAAACTTGAGGCCGCCAAATCCAAGACAATAATGTTGCTCCATCCAGCCGGCACATAGATTTTATTGTTGGACAACACAGATTTAAGTACTGATCATGGGACGAGGGGGCTGTTGTATGATCAAGCTATGATTCATGCGCCATATGCCATGTTTCAAGATATATATGTATACCCTATGTTTTCCATCCGTTGTTTGGTGCATCAACACATACAAGTAAGACAAGGCATCACCCTCTTCTTTGGACATGATTCTAGAGTAAGCAGTACCGTCAAATAAGTACGGAGATTGGGGGCGTGGAAACGGTGGGAGGATGTCCATGCCTCTCTCAAGACACACCACGTTGTGTACCGCAAACGTGGTTCCAATTTTATCATGCTGCCTAATGAGGacgttgccattccggcaaccaaggatgtaggttggtacggacgATACTCTTTGATAAGTGCCCAAGCTAGAGGTTGCGCGACGGATGACAGCAGTGAGTTCACGGGGCTGAGGCAATATTGGGATGAAGTGCGGGGTGTTCTGAcctttgttgatgtagaagccaagaAGGCGGGGCGGGTGGATCTCACGAAATCGATGGAGGAAGGCGCGGTTGGAAGCATGGGCGAGCCAGCGTGTGCATACGAGGGCGGAGTTGAGAAGGGTGGTGGTGAAGACGGTGCAAAGGAGGATCTCATTGAGGAGGTCATCGTCCTCGAGCACCTTGGATATCGCCGCCATTGATGTTGGGAAACGCTGGTCAAACTGGGGTTAGGGGAGAAGAATTGCAGGTCGATGCTGGGGATGGGTGAGGTGAAGTCGCCGACTAAATTGCGACACTCATCCTTTAATTGCTTACGTTTCAGGCAATTGAATAAACGACTTTTGGCACCTACCCCAAAAATAATTGACCAGCCAGTCTGGCCAATTAAATAAAAAATGGTAACTGTCG from Triticum dicoccoides isolate Atlit2015 ecotype Zavitan chromosome 6A, WEW_v2.0, whole genome shotgun sequence encodes:
- the LOC119314218 gene encoding uncharacterized protein LOC119314218; translation: MDGESRPPAAAMEDAASRVLGDDDLLIEILVRVGFPTTLVRAAAVCRSWYLHASDRRFLRRFRDRHPSRLLGFYFLGDDCSVQTTHFVPMLPQPQELAAVVRRISSNFDAYQRALWVPNYIFGCRNGRIVLSEHDRLGVYNMLCPPETMCMTMFPPRPLPILPDGCSYTYSAILSKEEEEEEGLLLSYWYLMMHSTMDGKYTMHVPYMLQDDAWLIHNLAIDQIPRPPSQQVVLVEDKIYMAAGQTDITVLDLTASSFSTIRLPKGVELCEGSTMLSRANDATSVYLLHLKGLQLRIWFHKGGTWSPLNNICLHDMCASLGMSDCNYLPQISMVGDNVEFVLLEMGRSILYLDVKCRTLRRVYELADEDRSSLGYIHPFMMPWPPVFPALKNGSARNAI